Proteins encoded in a region of the Fusibacter sp. A1 genome:
- a CDS encoding DUF58 domain-containing protein has product MNVTKRTGMITLVLTAPLLLAGILGLGWFAFIVMNGTFLCVLVIDYLISRKHIRYKLTRVSSTTYSLHAREQMGFEFENRCPYTLKFVLRDEKPDFGLQYHCNYINGQVPAGEEKRFFYEITPKKRGDHKFNKVWVKKTSMLGLLELHDEWHLPFEVQVYPNVKKLSNYKMRLVKSRRFLEAMRPTRLKAKGHSFESLKEYTSGDDYRSINWQATARAMHPIVNEYQLENNQRIYLMLDIGRTMSYTVKGFRKLDLVINTAVVLSDIINQSKDLVGLTSFDHEVATSLVPSKGPMHRKRIVESLYKVEASMSEPNYQQAWLSVLKREKHRSMMILFTDFETLQDVNRFVEASAIVLKKHVVIVLMIEDESIKQHSLNDKESIFVQGTALELMHEKKKIIKKLASHGVFAAMCKPETIEMTAINHYLEAKAKLTGM; this is encoded by the coding sequence ATGAATGTGACTAAAAGAACCGGGATGATCACACTTGTACTAACCGCTCCTCTTTTACTGGCTGGAATCTTGGGACTTGGCTGGTTTGCTTTTATTGTGATGAACGGTACGTTTTTGTGTGTCCTTGTGATCGATTATCTGATCTCGAGAAAGCATATCAGGTATAAATTGACTAGGGTAAGTTCCACTACGTATTCACTACACGCAAGAGAGCAGATGGGCTTTGAGTTTGAGAACAGGTGTCCTTATACGCTTAAGTTCGTTTTAAGGGATGAGAAACCTGATTTTGGACTGCAGTACCACTGTAATTATATTAATGGTCAAGTCCCTGCGGGTGAGGAAAAGCGATTCTTTTATGAGATCACACCAAAAAAACGCGGTGACCACAAGTTTAACAAGGTTTGGGTTAAGAAGACGTCCATGTTAGGACTGCTTGAACTGCATGATGAGTGGCATCTGCCCTTTGAAGTTCAGGTGTATCCCAATGTGAAGAAGTTGAGCAACTACAAAATGCGTCTTGTGAAGAGCAGACGATTTTTAGAGGCCATGAGACCCACAAGACTTAAGGCGAAAGGACACTCTTTTGAAAGCCTTAAGGAATATACTTCCGGTGATGATTATCGGTCGATCAACTGGCAAGCGACGGCACGTGCGATGCATCCGATAGTCAACGAGTATCAGCTTGAGAACAATCAAAGGATCTATCTGATGCTCGATATAGGAAGAACCATGAGCTATACCGTCAAGGGCTTTAGAAAACTGGATTTGGTGATCAACACAGCTGTCGTTCTTTCTGATATCATCAATCAAAGCAAGGACCTTGTCGGGCTGACCTCGTTTGATCATGAGGTGGCGACGTCTTTAGTACCCTCAAAGGGACCGATGCACCGTAAGAGGATTGTGGAAAGCCTTTATAAGGTAGAAGCTTCAATGAGTGAGCCCAATTATCAGCAAGCGTGGCTGTCGGTCTTAAAACGTGAGAAGCATCGAAGCATGATGATCCTCTTTACCGATTTTGAAACGCTTCAAGATGTGAATCGATTTGTTGAAGCTTCAGCGATCGTACTCAAAAAGCATGTGGTCATCGTACTGATGATTGAGGATGAGTCGATAAAGCAACATTCACTCAATGATAAAGAGAGCATTTTTGTACAAGGAACCGCGCTTGAACTGATGCATGAGAAAAAGAAGATTATAAAAAAGCTTGCAAGTCATGGCGTTTTTGCAGCAATGTGCAAGCCTGAAACGATTGAAATGACTGCGATTAATCATTATCTAGAAGCGAAAGCCAAGTTGACTGGGATGTAA
- a CDS encoding stage II sporulation protein M: protein MTEEQFIMKHQATWKRLSELEKVFKHTKKSKIATKDADDFLMHYRDVSHDLAFARTHFPGSRTATYLNQLVASCHGLLYKRERITFKGLVHAVGTKFPYAHGKFGPQIVLAVVIFLIGATVAGVMTAINTQWAAFFLPQAFIDSVSRGELGGGDWNYPLMSSVIMTNNILVALKAFVFGILLGVGTVYVLFYNGAMLGALTILVYRFADPFVYWSLILPHGIIELHAIFISGAAGLLLARALLMPGLLKRSHAVIKVAKESMLLLLGVVLMLVLAGLIEGFITPLELSASLKYLFAFVTGMGSLFLSLRGIKLWKESGE, encoded by the coding sequence ATGACCGAAGAACAATTCATTATGAAACATCAAGCGACATGGAAGAGGCTATCGGAGCTTGAAAAAGTGTTCAAGCACACCAAAAAATCTAAAATCGCGACAAAGGATGCGGATGATTTTTTAATGCATTACAGAGATGTGAGCCACGACCTTGCATTTGCACGTACCCATTTCCCGGGCAGCCGTACAGCTACTTATTTGAATCAACTGGTGGCATCTTGTCATGGCTTGCTTTATAAGCGGGAGAGAATCACCTTTAAAGGTCTTGTGCATGCTGTAGGTACAAAGTTTCCTTATGCGCATGGAAAGTTTGGACCACAAATCGTTTTGGCGGTTGTCATCTTCCTAATCGGCGCTACGGTTGCTGGTGTGATGACGGCGATCAATACTCAGTGGGCCGCCTTTTTCTTACCTCAGGCTTTTATCGATTCGGTGAGCCGTGGAGAACTTGGCGGGGGGGATTGGAATTATCCCTTGATGTCCTCTGTCATCATGACAAATAATATTTTAGTCGCCCTTAAGGCGTTTGTATTTGGAATCTTACTTGGAGTTGGGACCGTATATGTCTTGTTCTATAACGGCGCGATGCTTGGAGCGTTGACGATACTGGTCTACAGATTTGCCGATCCTTTTGTCTACTGGTCCTTGATCCTACCCCATGGCATCATCGAGCTTCATGCCATCTTCATCAGTGGTGCGGCAGGACTATTGCTTGCCAGGGCGCTTTTGATGCCAGGCCTTCTGAAACGCTCCCATGCGGTGATAAAGGTCGCAAAAGAGTCCATGCTTCTACTGCTTGGTGTGGTGCTTATGCTTGTTTTGGCTGGACTTATCGAAGGCTTTATCACCCCGCTAGAGCTTTCTGCAAGTCTTAAATACCTGTTTGCGTTTGTTACAGGGATGGGGTCTTTGTTTTTAAGTTTAAGAGGCATAAAGCTTTGGAAAGAGAGTGGAGAATGA
- a CDS encoding RDD family protein, with product MRKLQVITPEQVSIDYSIADLGSRVGAVVVDMLIQMVVVIALVMADLAIMTYSPEFWSEKYGWVIGLSILVYMVISYVYYIWAEINFDGQTIGKKMMSIRVIRLNGQPVGVKHIVIRNLFKVLIDSMGFGVWMIIFNKQSRRIGDFVGGTVVIHKLSVAAPEIMAFEPQPEGLERLLTKETIDLYRRYSGRKNGLNEKTDLEDEVKSLMLMQCGDDHELISKVESLF from the coding sequence ATGAGAAAATTACAAGTCATAACCCCTGAGCAAGTGTCGATCGACTACTCGATTGCAGATCTTGGATCGAGAGTGGGGGCTGTCGTGGTGGACATGCTGATACAGATGGTCGTAGTCATTGCCCTCGTGATGGCGGATCTGGCGATCATGACGTATTCCCCAGAGTTTTGGAGCGAGAAGTACGGGTGGGTGATCGGACTTAGCATCCTAGTCTATATGGTCATCTCCTATGTCTATTATATCTGGGCCGAGATCAACTTTGACGGACAGACGATCGGTAAAAAAATGATGTCCATCCGTGTGATCAGGCTTAACGGACAACCTGTCGGCGTAAAGCATATCGTGATTAGAAATCTGTTTAAAGTGTTGATCGATTCCATGGGATTTGGCGTATGGATGATCATTTTCAATAAGCAGTCAAGACGAATTGGAGATTTTGTGGGCGGTACCGTGGTAATTCATAAATTGAGTGTCGCCGCGCCAGAAATCATGGCTTTTGAGCCGCAGCCGGAAGGCCTTGAAAGGTTGCTGACAAAGGAAACAATCGACCTATATAGGCGGTATTCAGGTAGGAAGAATGGTCTGAATGAGAAGACTGACCTAGAAGATGAAGTAAAATCCTTGATGCTCATGCAGTGCGGTGACGATCACGAGTTAATCAGCAAGGTAGAGTCGCTATTTTAG
- a CDS encoding DUF975 family protein, which yields MDVFSTVLSSDIKLEAKRKLAGNWGKAILVVVIYFAITMFMNFIPLIGSIALIAISGPLALGIHSMILTLINDGDADIENMFDGFKDFGQAFLIGLLRWVFILLWSLLAFIPMIVFAVGASFGSASMIFFAFPLMILLSIPAMMAYYSYSMVFFVKINEPELTAMEVLSRSKEIMMGYKMKLFLLNLSFIGWIILASLSFGIGYLWLTPYMFVANGVFYTYLSKQSQPVKKEVNGFEDF from the coding sequence ATGGACGTTTTTAGTACTGTACTGTCTAGCGACATAAAGCTAGAAGCAAAACGTAAACTTGCAGGTAATTGGGGTAAAGCGATACTTGTTGTCGTCATCTACTTTGCAATAACCATGTTCATGAATTTCATCCCGCTTATCGGATCGATTGCACTTATAGCGATCAGCGGTCCACTGGCACTTGGAATCCATTCCATGATCCTAACCCTTATCAACGACGGCGACGCAGACATCGAAAACATGTTCGACGGCTTCAAGGATTTCGGTCAAGCATTCCTGATCGGATTGTTAAGATGGGTCTTCATCCTTTTGTGGTCACTGCTCGCATTTATACCGATGATCGTGTTCGCAGTCGGAGCAAGCTTCGGAAGCGCATCGATGATCTTTTTCGCTTTCCCGCTGATGATCCTATTAAGTATTCCCGCGATGATGGCATACTACAGCTATTCGATGGTCTTCTTTGTAAAGATCAACGAGCCAGAACTGACTGCGATGGAAGTTCTTTCAAGAAGTAAGGAAATCATGATGGGCTACAAGATGAAGCTCTTTCTTTTAAATCTCTCCTTCATCGGATGGATCATTCTTGCATCACTTTCTTTCGGTATCGGCTACCTTTGGCTGACTCCGTATATGTTTGTTGCAAACGGCGTATTCTACACCTACCTTAGCAAGCAATCACAACCTGTAAAAAAAGAAGTGAACGGATTTGAAGATTTTTAA
- a CDS encoding M23 family metallopeptidase, with amino-acid sequence MKRTFALSLLVVIGLLAGAFFKLVFDDTLNSGDISTVVLYKDEEAVYTFDKSDFELWSTWINAVRLMEPATEHNTREFDYKIVVSLGDSRGDEKEIVQELSVDFDTGTVGIQSDDKEVGVDFSLPIVASFLSHQAMRPYYPDYTAPNLVLTYGDLTVEPYRLKEQWTYRLVNGQYVSSEAREQATAYFETLTVSEKHSVKVMESGTHGTIEVRAVTSDGVVEIELSEDGSFVPLVSDEAVDYQLMLIYPENDLGLPVGEIAYDMSIYVHVSPKVHLSDMNLTQGGLLRVQIENIKPDQTVEFDQTIVDEVIQYRIDRTVYAMIPFIYWVEDGQYPFIIKLGDGEQSSVIYDSVLHVTDRAFSVQNLTVDITVAAATRNDDAYTEYHAEFMPVRQTSHDKQLWDGPFIQPIEGRLTTDYGTRRRVNGELTSYRHNGIDLAAPTGTPVKASNSGKVVFSKKLILTGNTVMIDHGLGLFTYYLHMDKRNVAVGDFVTKADIIGEVGSTGFSTGPHLHFTVSYHLTNINPLTFLEWDGEWPN; translated from the coding sequence ATGAAAAGAACATTTGCCTTATCGCTATTGGTTGTCATCGGTCTGTTAGCCGGTGCGTTTTTTAAACTTGTTTTCGACGACACCCTAAATAGTGGTGATATTTCGACTGTAGTACTTTACAAAGACGAAGAGGCGGTCTACACGTTTGACAAGAGTGATTTTGAACTCTGGTCGACATGGATCAACGCGGTGAGACTGATGGAACCCGCCACTGAGCATAATACCCGCGAGTTTGACTATAAGATTGTTGTAAGCTTAGGAGACTCTAGAGGTGACGAAAAAGAAATCGTACAGGAATTGTCTGTCGATTTTGATACCGGTACCGTCGGGATACAATCTGATGACAAAGAGGTCGGCGTGGACTTTTCACTACCCATCGTCGCTTCTTTTTTATCGCATCAGGCGATGAGACCTTATTATCCGGATTATACTGCGCCCAATCTGGTCTTGACCTATGGCGATTTGACCGTAGAACCATATCGGTTAAAAGAGCAATGGACCTATAGGCTTGTGAATGGACAGTATGTGTCTTCAGAAGCGAGGGAGCAAGCGACTGCCTATTTTGAGACTTTGACGGTTTCTGAAAAACATAGCGTCAAGGTGATGGAATCGGGCACGCATGGTACCATCGAGGTACGCGCCGTCACAAGTGATGGTGTAGTAGAAATCGAACTTTCAGAGGACGGATCCTTTGTACCTTTGGTTAGCGACGAAGCGGTGGACTATCAACTTATGTTGATTTATCCTGAGAATGATTTGGGCCTGCCTGTTGGAGAAATAGCTTACGACATGTCGATTTATGTGCATGTCAGTCCAAAAGTGCATTTATCGGATATGAATCTGACGCAAGGAGGCTTATTGAGAGTTCAAATAGAAAATATCAAGCCAGATCAGACTGTGGAATTTGATCAAACTATCGTTGATGAGGTGATACAGTACCGGATTGACAGGACAGTCTATGCGATGATACCTTTTATCTACTGGGTGGAAGACGGGCAGTACCCATTTATTATCAAGTTAGGTGATGGGGAGCAATCCTCTGTCATCTATGACTCTGTCCTACATGTGACGGACCGGGCGTTTTCTGTGCAAAATCTGACGGTGGATATAACAGTCGCCGCTGCAACGAGAAATGATGATGCCTATACCGAGTATCATGCGGAGTTTATGCCTGTCAGACAGACAAGTCATGACAAGCAGCTCTGGGATGGTCCTTTTATCCAACCGATCGAAGGGCGCTTGACTACCGATTATGGCACCAGAAGACGTGTCAACGGCGAACTGACCTCGTACAGGCATAATGGTATCGACTTGGCGGCACCGACTGGTACACCGGTAAAAGCCAGCAATAGCGGAAAAGTTGTTTTTTCGAAAAAGTTGATATTAACCGGCAACACGGTGATGATTGACCACGGACTTGGTCTTTTCACCTATTATCTGCACATGGACAAGCGCAATGTAGCGGTCGGTGACTTTGTGACTAAGGCGGATATCATCGGTGAAGTCGGGTCCACAGGTTTTTCGACTGGACCCCACCTGCACTTTACAGTATCATATCATTTAACAAATATTAATCCGCTCACGTTCCTTGAATGGGATGGCGAGTGGCCGAATTGA
- a CDS encoding helix-turn-helix transcriptional regulator, producing MNRVAEEIKQARIKAGLSEKELAKKCGLAVSYIIQVESGKKIVKEEIAEKILTACGKELSFVKVEKEPEPEPVKVVVEQVKAPTKSVSPNAQWSDALAGVIRNYPILRGKKVVGEEQLVIAGKKFDGFHPDDIVFFEAMEDDKNFRLLNRDVMMVGITESVVNNQPYLIEYYGKQMVRRLRKENNKGLVIIPGLNGGSQESVSQNDIKVIGRILKVSFKI from the coding sequence ATGAATAGGGTAGCAGAAGAAATCAAACAGGCAAGAATCAAAGCGGGATTATCTGAAAAGGAACTGGCAAAAAAATGCGGACTGGCAGTAAGCTACATCATCCAGGTCGAATCTGGTAAAAAGATCGTAAAAGAGGAGATCGCTGAAAAGATACTGACGGCTTGCGGTAAGGAGCTGTCTTTTGTCAAGGTTGAAAAAGAACCTGAGCCAGAACCTGTCAAGGTGGTGGTTGAGCAAGTAAAGGCACCGACGAAATCGGTATCTCCAAACGCCCAGTGGTCGGACGCATTAGCCGGTGTGATCAGAAACTATCCTATCTTACGTGGTAAAAAGGTCGTAGGAGAAGAGCAGCTTGTGATCGCAGGAAAGAAGTTCGACGGTTTTCACCCAGACGACATCGTGTTTTTTGAAGCAATGGAAGACGACAAGAACTTCAGGCTTTTGAATAGGGATGTGATGATGGTTGGAATCACAGAATCTGTGGTGAATAATCAGCCCTACTTGATTGAATACTATGGCAAGCAAATGGTCAGGAGACTACGAAAAGAAAACAATAAGGGTCTTGTGATCATTCCCGGCCTAAATGGCGGGTCGCAGGAATCGGTGAGCCAAAATGACATAAAAGTCATCGGTCGCATACTAAAAGTAAGCTTTAAAATTTAG
- a CDS encoding PAS domain-containing protein, translated as MGVPYSVDFLKSMKEGVYVVNRERQITLWNDSARILTGFSEAEVLGKQCSKYVRCHVDDSGENLCEESCPLKEAMVTGKQVETTAFLKHRDDHLIKMNITAVPYHNSQGFLEGVIEIFSPFEEEKFDARIEGFNERVRYTDLETGMVNRNFMDAHYMNLLNQNSVNFEMGLILVDVAFIEEFVKLEEREHAFELITRLGEIIQGVANGHADTTAGRWSEKSFILMLNNSHPEHMNHVKEELERRIRVEVFNGGMDSVEMTFQLMTTMISSDEPLEKVVDILHLRSAKLYQ; from the coding sequence ATGGGAGTTCCTTATAGTGTCGACTTTTTAAAAAGCATGAAAGAAGGCGTTTATGTGGTCAATCGTGAACGCCAAATCACATTATGGAATGATTCTGCTCGAATTCTAACAGGCTTTTCAGAAGCTGAAGTGCTTGGAAAGCAGTGTTCTAAATACGTAAGGTGTCATGTGGATGATTCTGGAGAAAACTTGTGTGAAGAAAGTTGCCCGTTAAAAGAAGCGATGGTTACCGGAAAGCAAGTTGAAACTACTGCGTTTTTAAAACACAGGGATGATCATCTGATCAAGATGAATATCACCGCAGTCCCTTATCATAATAGTCAAGGATTTCTAGAAGGGGTCATCGAGATTTTCTCTCCTTTTGAAGAGGAGAAGTTCGATGCGCGCATTGAAGGATTCAACGAAAGGGTCAGATATACCGATCTTGAAACGGGGATGGTCAATCGAAATTTCATGGATGCCCATTACATGAATCTCTTAAATCAGAACTCAGTCAATTTCGAAATGGGGCTAATCCTTGTAGATGTGGCCTTTATTGAGGAATTTGTAAAATTGGAGGAACGCGAGCATGCGTTTGAGCTGATAACGAGACTTGGTGAAATCATTCAGGGAGTGGCGAACGGGCATGCGGATACCACTGCGGGCAGATGGTCTGAAAAAAGTTTTATTCTTATGCTGAACAATAGTCATCCGGAGCATATGAACCATGTGAAAGAAGAACTGGAAAGACGTATCAGGGTAGAAGTGTTTAATGGCGGTATGGACTCGGTTGAAATGACTTTTCAACTGATGACAACAATGATATCATCTGATGAACCACTCGAAAAAGTAGTGGACATCCTTCATTTACGTAGTGCCAAACTATATCAATGA
- a CDS encoding CPBP family intramembrane glutamic endopeptidase, whose translation MRYIKLIFKVLLILLIPVVMQVVVTMGLAIQMAVKLAQSGTSQEFIEATLQNSIASKLTLIVGLASILTQFIFFVASAAKGKSFTNDYTLKKISLKHIGLSIAVTLTGYMLSLGINGTFDMAAKDPKGAEAVAGLVMNMSFPTTLFIIGLVVPFVEEIVFRGAIMRNLKRHMPIAAVLVIQAALFGLYHMNLVQGFMAFFLGLNIGLAVYFSGSIWAGILIHALNNSISVILSRALPEDFDISKIGFILLLVIGLGLSVAIQSLFYKSKVEQPQVIEKEMIEAV comes from the coding sequence ATGCGCTATATTAAACTTATTTTCAAAGTACTACTGATCCTACTCATACCTGTTGTCATGCAGGTTGTCGTAACGATGGGACTAGCGATCCAAATGGCTGTCAAACTCGCACAGTCAGGAACGTCACAGGAATTTATCGAAGCAACTTTACAAAACAGTATCGCTAGCAAGCTAACCCTTATTGTCGGACTGGCGAGTATCTTAACGCAATTTATTTTCTTTGTAGCTTCGGCTGCAAAAGGCAAATCCTTTACAAATGACTACACCTTAAAAAAAATCAGTTTAAAACACATTGGACTTTCTATTGCAGTCACACTAACAGGCTACATGTTATCCTTAGGAATCAACGGCACTTTTGACATGGCAGCAAAAGATCCCAAGGGAGCAGAAGCGGTAGCGGGTCTTGTCATGAACATGAGTTTTCCGACTACTCTTTTCATCATCGGCTTAGTCGTACCCTTCGTAGAGGAAATCGTGTTCCGCGGGGCGATCATGAGAAACCTAAAAAGACATATGCCGATCGCAGCGGTGCTTGTCATTCAGGCAGCCCTCTTCGGTCTTTATCATATGAACCTGGTACAGGGTTTTATGGCGTTTTTCCTTGGACTCAATATCGGACTGGCTGTATATTTCTCTGGCAGTATCTGGGCGGGTATCCTTATCCACGCACTGAACAACAGCATCAGTGTGATTCTTTCTAGAGCGCTTCCAGAAGACTTTGACATTTCAAAAATAGGATTTATCCTTTTACTGGTCATCGGTCTTGGTTTATCAGTGGCCATTCAAAGTCTCTTCTACAAATCCAAAGTGGAGCAACCTCAAGTTATCGAAAAAGAAATGATCGAAGCCGTTTAG
- a CDS encoding helicase HerA-like domain-containing protein: MQTAVNKEAYHELLPQMLCRHGLITGATGSGKTVSIKVLAESFSELGIPVFLQDVKGDLSGFIEKGVASVKFKEHLERVGVGEPDYQTYPTVFWDVFGELGHPMRTTISEMGPLMMSRLLKLNDTQMGIVYTVFKVADDQKLLLLDLKDFVALLDYVSANRKELITDYGMITMQSVAAIKRKLLMYEQDGLACLFGEPALDMADLMKCDHGKKGTIHVLNAKELSHNPSTYSGFLLWMLSELYEQLEEVGELELPKMVFFFDEAHLIFNQAPPYLLEKIEQVIKLIRSKGVAIFFVTQSPADVPDEVLSQLGNRIQHVLRAYTPKEQKAVRVAADSFRANPKFDTATIITQLGVGEALISFLDKAGVPKPVERVWMMPPKSKIGSSDEASILSNMKNDRIGSKYDSAVDRESAFELLKNRIVQKETEALEMTRSNKHQSKTRKRRTDTPMDKMLKSAATAIGSQIGRTIIRGIMGSLSKR, translated from the coding sequence ATGCAAACTGCTGTGAATAAAGAGGCTTACCATGAATTATTGCCACAGATGCTATGTAGGCACGGACTTATCACCGGAGCCACAGGGTCTGGTAAGACAGTCAGCATCAAGGTGCTCGCAGAAAGCTTTAGTGAACTAGGCATACCTGTATTTTTACAGGATGTGAAAGGGGACTTGTCCGGATTCATCGAAAAGGGTGTGGCGAGTGTTAAGTTTAAAGAACACCTTGAGCGTGTCGGTGTGGGTGAACCCGACTATCAAACGTATCCGACGGTGTTCTGGGATGTATTTGGAGAGCTCGGTCACCCGATGAGGACGACGATTTCTGAAATGGGTCCTCTCATGATGAGCAGGCTTTTAAAGCTTAACGACACTCAGATGGGGATTGTCTATACCGTGTTCAAGGTCGCCGACGACCAAAAGCTCCTACTTTTGGACTTGAAGGATTTCGTGGCGCTGCTTGATTATGTCAGTGCCAACCGCAAGGAACTGATTACAGACTACGGCATGATCACGATGCAGTCCGTAGCTGCAATCAAGCGCAAGCTTCTGATGTATGAACAAGACGGTCTGGCTTGCCTTTTTGGTGAACCTGCGCTGGATATGGCGGATTTGATGAAATGTGATCATGGAAAAAAGGGTACAATCCACGTTTTAAACGCGAAAGAACTGTCACACAACCCGAGCACCTATTCCGGTTTTCTCCTGTGGATGTTATCTGAATTGTATGAGCAACTTGAGGAGGTAGGTGAGCTTGAGCTGCCAAAGATGGTCTTCTTCTTTGACGAGGCTCATCTTATATTCAATCAGGCTCCACCTTACCTGCTAGAAAAAATCGAGCAGGTCATCAAACTGATCAGGTCCAAGGGTGTCGCTATCTTTTTTGTGACTCAGAGCCCTGCTGATGTTCCTGATGAGGTGCTTAGCCAGTTGGGGAATAGGATTCAGCATGTTCTGAGGGCTTATACGCCAAAAGAACAGAAGGCTGTGAGGGTTGCAGCGGATTCATTTAGAGCGAATCCGAAGTTTGATACCGCGACAATAATCACACAGCTTGGAGTCGGTGAGGCACTCATCAGCTTTTTGGATAAGGCAGGGGTGCCTAAGCCTGTGGAACGGGTATGGATGATGCCGCCAAAATCAAAAATCGGTTCGAGTGATGAAGCGTCGATATTAAGTAATATGAAAAATGATCGTATCGGTAGCAAGTACGATAGTGCAGTAGATAGGGAATCGGCTTTTGAGCTACTAAAGAATAGAATTGTTCAAAAGGAAACCGAAGCGCTTGAAATGACTCGAAGTAACAAGCATCAGTCCAAAACTAGAAAAAGAAGGACGGATACGCCGATGGACAAGATGCTAAAGTCCGCTGCGACCGCGATAGGATCACAAATCGGCAGAACTATCATCAGAGGAATCATGGGTTCGCTATCAAAAAGATAA